The following are encoded in a window of Vigna unguiculata cultivar IT97K-499-35 chromosome 8, ASM411807v1, whole genome shotgun sequence genomic DNA:
- the LOC114194807 gene encoding uncharacterized protein LOC114194807, protein MVSTHSRAGVNKQVEAGPSCPANITSDLVTILDGQAKMQQELADLKKHSADEMEALRQENSRIRRKIEADPTQKGKAKETSEAAGSPAFQPTEEESEHNPTPHTFTTTQQTPILSAHPTHFHPTLLGHTAAPTLTATLPTTHVPPYNMPTTLHTTHIPPYNPHNLPTTHIPPHNFTSTFPTLVHHPIPPYPLPSHQPRRRHPFTDFIANTPLPTQWGRFTLERYIGKTDPDEHLKVYITHVALYTSHDPVFCKAFPTTLKGPVLEWFTTLPPYSIDNFDTLSHMFTTYFTGSRPHQTTTISLLSVRQEQGETFRAFIDRFTKVALRTPHLNQEMILQCMALTLQPGPFANNVYLHPPTSMHDLKLRVVDYVCMEEMQTLHTKFCNDYAPSTANPTPQPPRPDPRPREPRQPRFTRYAPLNVPKSRILDEALQADLIPPLRKMTTPPNADMTKYCRYHRNHGHTTKDCKALQDKIEELVRAGHVRRFVHREDHSSRSHPPPHPDHRRPLRDSHHDKRPNQHANHNPQSARTDITPTDSPLRGTINTISGGFASEGSTSSARKRYLRHIQSINHITHSHHRHRMPPITFTDDDFHGLDHQQDDPMVITVEIENYAVKKVLLDQGSSVDILYWATYQKLQLPDTAMVPYDEPIYGFSGEKVSTRGYIDFHTVFRDGAQTKTVPIRFLIADTPTSYNVLLGRPSLNTFCTVVSTPHLAMKFPSPSSDILTIHGDQCLACECYMASLRPQLPILQTNHIERPPGFEITLSGDDLDPRVGQDVRLEPVEETTPLKLPNGRTIKLGTGLESEQRDIITPTIVDNSDLFVWSAADLPGVDPQVASHKLSIYKEARYISQKNANFARSDA, encoded by the coding sequence ATGGTTTCTACCCACAGCAGAGCAGGAGTTAACAAGCAAGTCGAAGCTGGCCCCTCATGCCCCGCTAACATCACTTCGGATCTGGTCACCATCCTAGACGgtcaagccaagatgcaacaagagctgGCTGACTTGAAGAAGCATAGTGCTGATGAGATGGAAGCACTGCGACAGGAAAATTCTCGCATAaggcgaaagatcgaagccgatcccactcaaaagggaaaggccaaggaaacATCTGAAGCCGCAGGGTCCCCGGCTTTCCAGCCTACTGAAGAGGAAAGCGAGCACAATCCTACcccgcacaccttcaccaccacccaacaaactccCATCCTCTCAGCCCATCCTACTCACTTCCACCCCACCCTCCTGGGACATACTGCGGCTCCCACTCTCACCGCCACCCTCCCCACCACTCATGTCCCACCCTACAACATGCCCACCACCCTACATACCACtcatatcccaccctacaaccctcACAACCTCCCTACTacccacatccctcctcacAACTTTACCTCCACTTTTCCCACCCTCGTCCACCATCCCATACCTCCTTACCCGCTCCCATCCCACCAACCCAGACGTCGTCACCCTTTCACCGacttcatcgccaacacccccctTCCCACCCAGTGGGGACGCTTTACACTGGAGCGTTACATTGGTAAAACTGACCCCGATGAAcaccttaaagtctacatcacccacgtcgCCCTCTACACTTCCCATGAcccagtcttttgcaaagcctttcctaccaccctcaaaggccccgtCCTTgaatggttcaccaccctcccaccATACTCTATCGACAACTTCGACACCCTCTCACACATGTTTACCACTTACTTCACtggcagccgcccacatcaaactacTACAATATCACTCCTCAGCGTCAGGCAAGAACAAGGTGAGACGTTCCGGGCATTTATTGATCGATTCACCAAGGTTGCccttcgcaccccacacctTAATCAAGAGATGATACTCCAGTGCATGGCCCTCACCCttcaacccggccccttcgccaataacgtctacctccacccacctacCTCTATGCATGACTTGAAGCTACGGGTTGTCGATTATGTCTgtatggaggaaatgcaaaccctccataCAAAATTTTGCAATGATTACGCACCCTCTACCGCCAACCCCACACCACAACCTCCCCGTCCTGATCCGAGACCAAGAGAACCACGACAGccccgcttcaccagatatgctCCTCTAAATGTTCCCAAATCCCGCATCCTTGATGAGGCTTTACAGGccgacctcatcccaccacTACGTAAGATGACCACTCCCCCCAACGCAGACATGACTAAATATTGCCGCTATCACCGAAACCATGGCCATACTACAAAGGACTgtaaagcactccaggataaaattgaagaactggTGCGTGCTGGCCACGTTCGCCGATTCGTCCATAGAGAAGACCACTCATCTCGATCCCATCCTCCTCCTCATCCCGACCACCGACGCCCTCTCCGCGACTCTCACCACGATAAACGCCCAAACCAACATGCAAACCATAACCCCCAATCGGctcgcaccgacatcacccctacCGACTCTCCCCTACGcggcactatcaacaccatctccgGTGGTTTCGCTAGTGAAGGCTCTACCTCATCCGCTAGAAAGAGATacctccgccatatccaatcaATTAACCACATCACCCATTCTCATCACAGACACCGCATGCCTCCCATAACCTTCACGGATGACGATTTTCACGGCCTCGATCACCAGCAAGATGACCCTATGGTCATCACCGTCGAAATAGAAAATTACGCAGTAAAAAAAGTCCTCCTTGACCAAGGCAGTTCCGTTGACATCCTTTATTGGGCAACATACCAGAAACTTCAACTCCCAgacaccgccatggtcccataCGATGAACCGATTTATGGCTTTTCTGGGGAAAAGGTTTCCACCCGCGGCTACATTGACTTCCATACCGTCTTTCGTGACGGAGCCCAAACCAAGACCGTTCCTATCCGCTTCCTCATCGCTGACACACCTACATCTTATAATGTCCTTCTCGGCCGCCCTTCACTCAACACCTTTTGCACTGTTGTCTCCACACCTCATCTGGCCATGAAGTTTCCCTCCCCATCAAGCGACATCCTCACCATCCATGGCGACCAATGCCTTGCatgcgaatgctacatggccagcctacgcccacaGCTCCCCATCCTGCAAACTAATCACATAGAGCGACCACCCGGCTTTGAGATCACTTTGTCTGGTGACGATCTAGACCCTAGAGTGGGCCAGGATGTCCGCCTTGAACCTGTTGAAGAAACCACCCCCCTGAAGCTCCCTAATGGCCGCACCATCAAACTCGGTACTGGGCTCGAATCTGAACAACGTGACATTATAACACCCACCATTGTCGACAACTCGGACCTCTTCGTTTGGTCAGCTGCTGACTTACCTGGAGTTGATCCTcaagtggcatcccacaagttATCCATTTACAAGGAGGCCCGGTATATCTCCCAGAAAAATGCAAACTTTGCGAGGAGTGACGCCTAG